One Glycine soja cultivar W05 chromosome 7, ASM419377v2, whole genome shotgun sequence genomic window, TTGTCATGTCCTCCACCTTTAAGCTAACATAAGCCTCAATGCCACCGCCATTCTTTGTGTCTATAAAGACAACcagatttttaaaagttaaagcaGGTGAACCTACCCATGTTGGTTCTCCCCATCCAAAATCAGCGTCGTAGAGAGGAAACCTACACAAACTAGTAATATTAAATGGGACTAGTTCCCCCTTCAGAAGCACTCTATATGAGCTATCCTTAAGGAAATCCAAATGGTCGTTTCCATATTGAAGTTTTCTCACATAATCCTTGTCAATCTTCTTTATCTGATCCCTTGCCTGTTTCACTAGGTGCTCTTCAGTGTTCAACGAGGGAATCGTCAAAGAGATTCGGTAGTAATTGCCAAAGGAATCTGGAGGCAGTGGTGGTTCCATCTTTGGACGAAGGTTCACTGCGTGAACCACAGCATATGTTCTCTGTGGACCAGTCACAGCCACATAACGACTCCAAATGAAAGCAGATAAAGCCTCTACTCGGGTAGGGTGCTTCTCGTTTTCAAAGCTTGTTGCTGCATATCTTGCTCTAAGACTTTCAACAACAGACCCATCAAACACAAACATCTTGCAGATGATGTTCTCCTTAATGATGCCACTTCGAGGATCAAATCCAGATATATTTTTCGGTGGGAAGAGCTTTGCTGAAATAAACTGCGGGTTTGGCAACACAGCTTGTTCCCCCCTACTAGCAAATGCTGCCCAAGAATTGAGGAACATGAAAAATGACAGACCATCTGCAATCTGGTGAGAAAGGCAAGCTCCGATTGCAATACCGCCGCAATCAAAAACATTAAGCTGAACACCAAATGTGATATTGGTGATATCATCTAGTAGAAATGGAACCAAATGGTTGAGTTCTCCTGGAACTGGTTTGTGAATAACGTCGACAACTTTGCACTTCACTTTTGCTTCTAAGTAGGGGATACCCTCGTCGTTGCAGTCTATGAAAGTACTGTTCCCATTGACTCGCCCGGCAAGAGGGTAGAAATGGGTTAAAACATCAGACAAAGATTTCTTCAGCTTTTCGGAAATGGTGAATTGAGTTTGAGTGATACCGTAGCAAGAGTAAAAGAGAACCATAGGGTTATACACCATGGGAGAGACTTGATCGAGAAAAGAGAGTGGATAGTGACGAAGATGGTCCTGGGTTGGAGAAGAGGGTTTGATCATTTCCTTGGAGATTACCTCCACTTCTAACTTCATTCTTTTAGAAGctagctgctgctgctgctgctgctgctgcaatGGATCCaagttatgttttttaatttgtgttaatATTAATACATACTATATCGAAGCGGTGGGTACTGACCACAACCACAAATTCAGAAACTCTCACTTGTGTGCTTTCGGTGCTTTTTGCAGGTTATATTAATAAGCGGCGGGTGACAACAAATTCAGATACCGTCTCTCTGGGATGTTCCATGCTTGCTGTGGTCCTTTTCTCTTTATCTATATATGTTTCTTGTAAgattttatactaatatatatatatatatatccattttAGGATCAAGAATTCATGATATATACTCAACAAGTATTTGCATTATTGTTGAGTACAAGATTagacttgtttttctttttactagTAGTTAATTATCAGCagagattttaattaatttaaaattcgatcgataaataaataaaatataatacaaaattatatttaaaattcgttaaaaattaaacttaattattattttaataatttaattttaatttaaacatattaattatttgtgtaTGAAAAGTgaaataagaaaacaatttatttaaaacactGTCTAACCGGCACGTTAGGATAGTCAAACAGTTTTTATAATGCTATTAATTATGGAAAAAATGGAGAACATTGGATGCCTGAATCTACATAGAAATTGTTGGTGTTTCATTCCAACTATCCTTGAAGTATGCATTTTAACTTTTGACATCTGCGGTTGCACGTTATGATATACTactggagagagagagagagaggttaaaagaagtttaattatttttcgtgtagttatataaaaaaaatcgtgTAGCAGAGAAAGATATGTCTTGATCTTGTAAGACTTGGTGGGGTTTCTCATACTACCACGGCAATTGACGAAGTCCttgtcattaattaatttgaatgttCTAGCTGGTGAGCTACCTCAATGAATCAAATTCCTGGTGACAAAGAAATGAATTATGATATTGAtgtagatatatatttttatgttgactTATGCTTTTAATTTATCAAGGTTAGTTTTAGTCTGCTTACtttttcttcattggttttgattttcaaaatttttaatataggtAAAATTGATCTCTAATCTTAACTCTTAACATTTTTGTTAGACGTGACTAACATATATAAGATACATATGATGTGGGTACATGTTAAATTAGAAACcaaaattgagattttttttaaaaaaattgggactaaaataaatttaaccaaGTCATCGTATGGCCGGATGAAGGCCAATTGTGATCAATTCATGGGCTAAGGCCAATTGTGACCAAAttgtcaaataataaaaatattttattacataataatgATTTCTTGACTCGATCACTTGTCAAACTTTTTAATATTGAGCAAATATTCAAGaataaaaaaccaaattttaatatgattttataaaaaaaaattctttattttatttatagaaaaataaagcaaaacacttataaaaaaatgcaacatcTAAAGTATTCGAATAGTGCAGGAACGGATCCAAACGTCTATGTGAGAGGGACAAAActttttcttgctttcttttctttctttctttataattatttaaatatttaatttttaaatgtcttccacacaaatatttattgattttacttGTAAAaccaaaactaattttaatttaaaatgataaaaatattaaatgtaataAACACATAtcgattacaattttttttattcaagcaaTAAAAATTTCTATAATCCATAAGAtatcaattatttctttaaattttgttaaataaccGAGAAGTATAGATTCACTAGATTATTGAGTAGTTTGCATAGATATCTTATTTAATTGTCAATTTTATCTATGATTTTTTAACCCACCTAGtaagatttaaaaaacaaaataaaagagttatataaagttatttttatttttgcaataaTCGCATTAAGATTTGAATTCAACACCTTATACATATTATCCCAAATCATTATTATTGGACCAATCCTAGTGATATTACTAGGTAGCGTTGTTATAACTCAAAACATTAGGAAACTTTTGGATCTCTTAAGCACAACAATAATCTCACCGTCTAACAGAAATAATGAAGTCattatttgtaatatatttcaaaaattttaatatttatgtattgaaattgtaaaacagttttatatttttatttaattataattcactgtttaaattactttataataattattttaaaaattaataaatttatcatatataatgagttatgattaaatatttgtttaaaacgTTTTATAATACCaatacataacttttttttttcattttaaaaagtaGGAAACTTGAAATATAAGATGCATACATAGAAGGCACACTAGCCGAAGCAACACCGAACAAGAACCAAATGGCATTGACGCACAATTAGTGAATTAAGAACAACAATTTGAACACGGATTGAAGCACAATTTGTTGCAAATTGATGCCAACATTTGGCTGTGAATATCAAGTGATATAGACCCCAAATTGGATCACAAATTTAGCATCTAACACTAATCATTTTAGGtaatttttcaagaaaacatatagaaatcaaaagaaaaaaatggattgagatgaaaaataacataatatcgTTACAATTTGATTGCATTGATAAGTTGAGATGAAGATTCATCATTTTGaattatgaaattcaaaaataagaaTCAAGAGTAGTTTTTAAGAACTTAGAGAGTTTTCTCTCACAAAACTTCAAAGTTTGAGTGAAAACTAATTATGAGATCAATATTTTTCCTATTATACTATAGATTTAAAAGCTACCAAAGTCCATTATTAAAGACTCAAACATaagctaaaaaatattaaaagttaaacaCACTGATGAAAGAGGCTTAAGCCTCATACAAATGataaggttaaaaaaaaaactcaaaaacaaaaatatgtctAATCTGTTCTCTTTCAAGTAGAGAGCTCCTTAGGTAGGTATTCATCAAatttcttgcatttttattacTTCCTCATGAGAAAAAAAAGTAGTTGCTGTTCAATACTTTTCTTCTTTGATCCACGCACATTGAAGCATAATAGAGTCAGTAGGTTGTAGTCATTGGAAAAGAGCTCGGGCAACAAGCATGTTTTGGACCATGTTTTTTTACAGCAAAATGTTTTCTTGAACCATGTTTTGGGTGGTTTGCTTGAGTTCGATTTACACCGATTAAACCTGATTTGAGACGATTTTATGACGACCTAACCAAGTTAAATGCATAAGCGATCTAATAAGTGGCCTGAATGGATCACTTGTGTAATTTTTGGTCTAACTAGTTTTGCCGGTCGGTCTGATCCAATCTTTATAACATTGACTACAACTCACCATTAACAAATACAACATGAAAATGACTCAACACATACGCATAGCTATATACAAACTCTTACATAACATACATCataaacttttgagctagaaacactaaacaaaacaaagatcaaggataaagaaaaaaaagagagttgCGTCTCCACACCCATCTATGTCCTCCAATCCCATTTATGTCGTCCACAGCCATCTGTGTAGCTATAGGGATATCAATAAAGGCGAAGATATGAACAATCTATCTATTTTTAGTTGGATATGCTAATACTAATTATGCagttacaatgttttggtaagtTAGTGAGATGATTATGTATGAACTGTATGATTTTTAGATAAAGTActcatatatatttatcttgAGGGTCAAACAAGATGATCAAGCTAAGTGAATCTTGGTTTGAACGATTCAAGGATGGACTCTGACAGTTAGTTTTGGTTGTGTGTCTATGTGTATCCTTACTAGACACACAAAAGACACAATGAAATGAAAGAGCCTTAGAGAAAAACTGACAAGAATGAAGACTTCATCGAATAGGAAAAAGTGGGGTGACGAGCTCGAGAGAATGGAATGAGAAGAAGAGGCAAGAGGTGTGAAGGGATCAAGTGAGGAAGAAGAGAGTGGGAGGTGGGAAGGAAGaggaaaggaaggaaggaaggacCGAAGGAAGGGTGTGAAGAAGGGGGTAAATTAGTAATTGGAGcagccaaaaaaaataaaggggtgttgagagaaaaaagGATCCCACAGGAGAGTATGTTCGTCGTTGTCAACGGTATGAAGGTGGAATGTTTATGaaataatcaaaattgaaagtttcaaattcaaatctcTATTTCTTCAAATCCTCCAAGTATGCGACAATCATCTGAATTTTGATTACGCCGAGAAGATCGGGTAGAAAAAAGGGCAAGATCCAACTTCTCCAACACACCtttcttttgaaaacaaaatggtACAAATTAaatcacttgattcatcattttattttatctcgtTTTTTATTTGGTATGCATTGATTACAACCCTATTACCTGCATATTGATTGCAACCGTATTacctgttttcttttctttatttttttccaatgtCTGGCTATTCCTATATCTGCACTAAATTTGAATCATTCTGAAATTGTAGACTGGGGCTGAAGGCCCAAGCTACACAGTAGATGATGCTCTTGTGGCTTTGGGTTTTGGAAATTTCCAAATTCTCGTGCTTGCTTATGCTGGTGTAGGTTGGGTTTCAGAAGCAATGGAAATGATGATCCTCTCTTTTGTAGGCCCTGCAGTTCAAACTGCATGGAATCTTTCCGCTCATGAAGAGAGTTTGATAACCAGTGTGGTTTTTGCTGGCATGCTAATCGGTGCATACTCATGGGGCATTGTTTCAGATAAACATGGAAGGAGGTAGGTTTctcctttttcatttgttagttGCTCTGGCatatgtatttcattttttggggGGCTGGGAATGGCCTGCTTATCAAATCTTGGATTAGCCATGCCTTATTAAAATCTTCCAATggatttatatatcattttctttacttCATAATATATGAATGTGCCTCCTATTATGTCATAAATAAGATCTATGTTTCAatttaaatgcttttttttcaaGTATACTTGCCATTGTTGGTTCATttactatttatctttttctttggcTTACTTCAAAAACTCAGGAAAGGATTCCTTATCACAGCGATAGTTACTGCTTTGGCTGGTTTTCTTAGTGCATTTGCTCCtaactatatattattaattgccCTCCGTTCTCTGGTTGGTCTTGGTTTGGGAGGTGGCCCTGTATTATCATCTTGGTTTCTAGAGTTTGTTCCTGCTCCCAATAGAGGTACCTGGATGGTTGTCTTTTCAGCATTTTGGACTCTTGGTACAATTTTTGAGGCCTCACTTGCATGGGTaatttttgttcatttcctttcaaattttcattaattGCAAACatgttcttaaaatttatttcacccTCAGAAATGGTCCTTGGGCTTAGATACATGTCATATTcttttaattgatattaaatGATCAACAACTCAGATATTTTGCTACGTGAGCtccaaaaaattacaatttgctTCAGGCCTATTTATAATTTACCCAAGATTCTAGAACTAAGTAAGTTGCAAGCTTTCTCTCTTTGAGATGCAATTCCCCCAGAGATGTGTACTTTCTTCATTTCACCTAGGAAAGTGCTAATGCTTTACCTTCCATTCTTAGAAATGTATCTTAATTTGGATAAATCTTGCAAATGTTATGACAAATTTTCTAGGTTGGATATTATTGTGGTAGTTTCTGTTCCTGCTGCATGACCGACAAATTATAGAGCTGATGGTTTCACCTGGTGTAACATTCCTTGCAGATTGTGATGCCAAAACTGGGTTGGAGATGGCTTCTTGCACTGTCGTCTCTTCCCTCATCTTTCCTTCTTCTGTTCTACAAAGTGACTCCTGAGTCACCTAGATACCTGTGCTTGAAAGGTAGAACAGCTGATGCAATTAATGTTTTGGAGAAAATAGCAAGAGTAAATGGAAGAGAACTTCCTTCCGGTAACCTTGTTTCTGACCATGAAATTGAGTTACACAAAATTGATAACCCTTCAGAGGACACACGCTTGCTCTCACCAAGAACAAATGAAGTTGAACATCCTAAAGGAACAGTCTCCAATTTAGGTGGTATTTCATCATTGTTAGTGCTTCTCTCACCAAAATTGGCAAGGCCAACCCTTCTATTATGGGCTGTGTTCTTTGGTAATGCTTTTTCGTATTATGGCCTTGTTTTGTTGACCACTGAGTTGAACGGACATAGTAAATGCATGCCAGATAAATTGCAGACAGAGAAGTCCCAGGATGTTAAATACAAGAGTGTTTTTATTGCTAGTTTTGCAGGTATTTTCCTACTGATTTCAGAGTTTTCTTACTCGACTGCTGCAGGAAAATGCTTGACTGATACATAACTTAATTTTGTGCATAGAGCTACCTGGGCTCCTCTTGTCAGCTGCGGCAGTAGATAAACTCGGTCGTAAACTCTCAATGTCAACCATGTTCTTCATGTGCTGTATTTTCCTTCTCCCATTATTATTCTATCTGCCTGAAGGCCTAACAACGAGCTTTTTATTTCTAGCTCGCATATGCATCACAGCAACCTTCACAATTGTGTATATATATGCACCAGAGGTAATGTATACTATAttgcaaaataattttgaattatctTTTTGAATCAGAGAGTATTTGAAATTGAGGAATGCTAGCAATAGATTTTCTAACACTCACtactattagttaaaatttattgaaaactacaaaaGTAAGAGAGAGACTGATTAATATGTTACAGAAATCTCCCTGCtgctaattaaaaatgaattgtaTGAAGTACAATATTTATTCTCATATAACATAAACGCTGGATGTGGTTTGACAGGGTGTAAGACAACAATTTTTTGGTCTAATACTTCTTTATACATGactgaaatttaatatttggaAGATTTATATGAACTGCAGATGTACCCAACATCAGTCAGAACAACTGGTGTGGGAATTGCAAGTTCGGTGGGCAGAATTGGTGGAATGATATGTCCTTTGATAGCTGTGGGTTTAGTACATGGATGTCATCAAACTGCAGCCGTCCTTCTGTTTGAGATCGTAGCTCTTCTTTCAGGAATATGTGTCATGTTCTTCCCAATTGAGACCATGGGCCAAGAACTGCGAGATAGTGTGCAAGTCTAAAAAAGAccaacaacacaaaaacataatGAAAACATACATACAGACAAATTATGGCTCTGCCCTTTAAGAAGAGGAGCAGAACGGCAGAAGAGAGTTGGAGAAGAAGTAACTCTGCCTACTGAAACAAATTCCGGTCTTTCTCTCTATTTCTTATTTCAATTATTCGATTCCACACGTTTTGATCCTTTTTTTGTATAGTGTATTACTATTGATGAGAGCAAAATAAAATGtcgttttagtttttgaaattataaaaaaattgactctAAATTAGTTAATGTTAGTAACTTAGCTTGACATTCGACAACATTATTTcccttatttgtttgataggaAATTAGGAAGGAGAAGTGATAAAAATCCATGTGCCTCAATATTCCATTTTCCTTTTCCATTGCCGtgattttgaaaggaaataGGAATTTCGAGTGTTGCTGTACCAGTTTATACTCGTATAcagttaatgataaaaaataaaaggaaaaaaatatatttttagtttttatattttcataaaatcttGGTTTTACTCTTTGAAGTATAAGAAAACTTGTTTTTAATCTCTCCTTATggaataatttttgtttgacgtggcaaatagaatttttttaattgagtaaaatgatgtgtgaaattattttttttataaaataaattattaatatatctcCCTCAAATACTTCAAACAGTAACTTTCAATGATTTCATTATTGTCTTTGTTTTTATTGTCGTTTGTTGTAAATTTATTcttgtgttttcttttaattttgtttgtttattgaaagtgtaatttgtcatgtaaaaaataatgtcaACATCATTGATGAAAATCGACTAAAAAGaagttttttgtaaaataaaaaaattaaattagatgatACAAAACTACATGAACTAAAaacaatatttgataaaaatataggaactgaaaatatattttgttaaaaattaaaatattcagatatccctattttatttttcttataacgCACACTATATAACTCGtgcattttaaagttatttttttatgagtagGAAAACAGAAAAAAGCACGAGAGAAACTACTCTCTAAGGAAAGAGGTCCTAGAAACATCAGCAAACAGTGGGTGCTTTAACTGGGGAGGAC contains:
- the LOC114419201 gene encoding vinorine synthase-like is translated as MKLEVEVISKEMIKPSSPTQDHLRHYPLSFLDQVSPMVYNPMVLFYSCYGITQTQFTISEKLKKSLSDVLTHFYPLAGRVNGNSTFIDCNDEGIPYLEAKVKCKVVDVIHKPVPGELNHLVPFLLDDITNITFGVQLNVFDCGGIAIGACLSHQIADGLSFFMFLNSWAAFASRGEQAVLPNPQFISAKLFPPKNISGFDPRSGIIKENIICKMFVFDGSVVESLRARYAATSFENEKHPTRVEALSAFIWSRYVAVTGPQRTYAVVHAVNLRPKMEPPLPPDSFGNYYRISLTIPSLNTEEHLVKQARDQIKKIDKDYVRKLQYGNDHLDFLKDSSYRVLLKGELVPFNITSLCRFPLYDADFGWGEPTWVGSPALTFKNLVVFIDTKNGGGIEAYVSLKVEDMTKFEADEELLACVSKARVC
- the LOC114417863 gene encoding organic cation/carnitine transporter 7-like isoform X3 codes for the protein MLIGAYSWGIVSDKHGRRKGFLITAIVTALAGFLSAFAPNYILLIALRSLVGLGLGGGPVLSSWFLEFVPAPNRGTWMVVFSAFWTLGTIFEASLAWIVMPKLGWRWLLALSSLPSSFLLLFYKVTPESPRYLCLKGRTADAINVLEKIARVNGRELPSGNLVSDHEIELHKIDNPSEDTRLLSPRTNEVEHPKGTVSNLGGISSLLVLLSPKLARPTLLLWAVFFGNAFSYYGLVLLTTELNGHSKCMPDKLQTEKSQDVKYKSVFIASFAELPGLLLSAAAVDKLGRKLSMSTMFFMCCIFLLPLLFYLPEGLTTSFLFLARICITATFTIVYIYAPEMYPTSVRTTGVGIASSVGRIGGMICPLIAVGLVHGCHQTAAVLLFEIVALLSGICVMFFPIETMGQELRDSVQV
- the LOC114417863 gene encoding organic cation/carnitine transporter 7-like isoform X2; its protein translation is MTGAEGPSYTVDDALVALGFGNFQILVLAYAGVGWVSEAMEMMILSFVGPAVQTAWNLSAHEESLITSVVFAGMLIGAYSWGIVSDKHGRRKGFLITAIVTALAGFLSAFAPNYILLIALRSLVGLGLGGGPVLSSWFLEFVPAPNRGTWMVVFSAFWTLGTIFEASLAWIVMPKLGWRWLLALSSLPSSFLLLFYKVTPESPRYLCLKGRTADAINVLEKIARVNGRELPSGNLVSDHEIELHKIDNPSEDTRLLSPRTNEVEHPKGTVSNLGGISSLLVLLSPKLARPTLLLWAVFFDKLQTEKSQDVKYKSVFIASFAELPGLLLSAAAVDKLGRKLSMSTMFFMCCIFLLPLLFYLPEGLTTSFLFLARICITATFTIVYIYAPEMYPTSVRTTGVGIASSVGRIGGMICPLIAVGLVHGCHQTAAVLLFEIVALLSGICVMFFPIETMGQELRDSVQV
- the LOC114417863 gene encoding organic cation/carnitine transporter 7-like isoform X1, with amino-acid sequence MTGAEGPSYTVDDALVALGFGNFQILVLAYAGVGWVSEAMEMMILSFVGPAVQTAWNLSAHEESLITSVVFAGMLIGAYSWGIVSDKHGRRKGFLITAIVTALAGFLSAFAPNYILLIALRSLVGLGLGGGPVLSSWFLEFVPAPNRGTWMVVFSAFWTLGTIFEASLAWIVMPKLGWRWLLALSSLPSSFLLLFYKVTPESPRYLCLKGRTADAINVLEKIARVNGRELPSGNLVSDHEIELHKIDNPSEDTRLLSPRTNEVEHPKGTVSNLGGISSLLVLLSPKLARPTLLLWAVFFGNAFSYYGLVLLTTELNGHSKCMPDKLQTEKSQDVKYKSVFIASFAELPGLLLSAAAVDKLGRKLSMSTMFFMCCIFLLPLLFYLPEGLTTSFLFLARICITATFTIVYIYAPEMYPTSVRTTGVGIASSVGRIGGMICPLIAVGLVHGCHQTAAVLLFEIVALLSGICVMFFPIETMGQELRDSVQV